In Colletotrichum destructivum chromosome 8, complete sequence, the following proteins share a genomic window:
- a CDS encoding Putative fungal transcription factor — protein sequence MRGKNTRKRAIPAIYKGRRSAVALRTRGQEHSVEGTGLPEGSGEDRSGCLTLHHDALPPYGYHHHLGLTPLTANAFPFVTFPEEIDNNARNMLCIYFTRLKNTMYPIARYSRSDSSSNTYWFDWTQLDLAYLHSILFTTSFFYDNVQGQTSERTRYHSYRTIHELNKQLAHAKTAVTESTTTVVMAIALMAGCFGDTASAHMHMMGLKRIVELRGGIESYSSYPLLQAKLSRAGLVYSSCTGAEPVFCEGTPSYDSAFDHLPELIQLKPLDATCVSRSRALVRTLDRRLYNAFKDVQCLSRLINDSYNSGHKIPEMALEGLLTSVQARLLSLQFDNRGNNTAELLRLSLVAYLTTVFWSLPGLKFDYPHLAAQFRKVCLGFSPTATGEGECFAWALTVGAISLFNGRDRDWLLQILHPLIRDHLGTTWAEVRKSLGHIMWIGSIHDDLASEVFRSYLEDTGTGDAVAVE from the exons ATGAGGGGGAAGAATACCCGCAAACGAGCCATTCCTGCCATATATAAGGGCCGTCGCTCGGCCGTTGCTCTCAGGACACGAGGCCAAGAACACAGTGTAGAGGGCACGGGTTTGCCTGAAGGGTCCGGTGAAGATCGATCAGGATGTCTAACGCTCCACCATGATGCTCTCCCACCCTACggctaccaccaccacctcggcCTGACCCCTCTTACAGCAAATGCCTTCCCTTTTGTCACGTTCCCCGAGGAAATTGACAACAATGCCCGCAATATGCTGTGTATAT ACTTTACCCGTCTGAAGAACACCATGTACCCGATTGCAAGGTATTCTCGTTCCGATTCCTCCTCCAACACGTATTGGTTCGACTGGACCCAGCTCGACCTAGCATATCTCCACTCCATCCTTTTCACAACGTCCTTCTTCTACGACAACGTTCAAGGACAAACAAGCGAGAGGACGAGATACCACTCATATAGGACTATTCACGAGCTCAACAAGCAATTGGCTCACGCGAAAACTGCCGTGACTGAGTCGACAACCACTGTGGTCATGGCTATAGCTCTGATGGCAGGATGCTTTGGGGATACAGCTTCTGCCCATATGCACATGATGGGCCTTAAACGGATTGTCGAGCTGCGCGGCGGCATAGAGTCGTATTCAAGTTACCCCCTTCTACAAGCAAAGCTTAGCCG GGCTGGTTTGGTCTACAGCTCCTGCACCGGTGCCGAGCCTGTATTCTGTGAAGGAACTCCCTCTTACGACTCGGCGTTTGATCATTTGCCTGAGCTCATTCAACTCAAGCCTCTAGATGCGACTTGCGTTTCCCGCTCACGTGCTCTTGTACGCACATTAGACAGGAGACTCTACAACGCATTCAAAGACGTTCAATGCCTCTCGCGCCTCATTAACGACAGCTACAACTCCGGCCATAAGATACCCGAGATGGCCCTCGAAGGGCTGTTGACGTCCGTCCAGGCCCGGCTGCTCTCGCTGCAGTTTGACAACCGTGGCAATAACACGGCCGAGCTCCTCCGGTTGTCGCTTGTTGCGTACTTGACGACCGTGTTCTGGAGTCTCCCGGGTCTGAAGTTCGACTACCCGCACCTGGCCGCCCAATTCCGGAAGGTCTGTCTCGGCTTTTCGCCTACCGCCACCGGAGAAGGAGAGTGTTTCGCCTGGGCTCTGACGGTGGGAGCGATATCGTTGTTCAACGGCCGTGACCGGGACTGGCTCCTACAGATACTACACCCCCTCATCCGAGATCACCTGGGAACGACGTGGGCTGAGGTCAGGAAGAGTCTGGGTCATATCA